One part of the Olleya sp. YS genome encodes these proteins:
- a CDS encoding GNAT family protein produces MTAPTLENQHAKLIPLDLSNYKHLIDIAQEKDLIYYSPSNISTPEALKDYVQIAVDGLYHNTTLPFIIYDKLKQAYAGSTRFGLINPKNKVLHIGWTWIGHHFQGTGLNKNVKFLMLQYAFETLNFEKVEFRIDKRNQKSRKAVEKLGATLEGILREDTVMLDGFRRSTCCYGILKREWNNIKDSVFKNF; encoded by the coding sequence ATGACTGCTCCTACACTTGAAAACCAACATGCAAAACTAATACCTTTAGATTTAAGTAATTACAAGCATTTAATAGACATTGCTCAAGAAAAGGATTTAATTTATTATTCGCCAAGTAACATTTCTACTCCAGAAGCATTAAAAGACTATGTACAAATTGCTGTAGATGGTCTATACCACAACACTACACTACCATTTATTATTTACGATAAATTAAAACAAGCTTATGCTGGAAGTACACGTTTTGGATTAATCAATCCTAAAAATAAAGTATTACATATTGGTTGGACATGGATAGGACACCATTTTCAAGGGACTGGTTTAAATAAAAATGTGAAGTTTTTAATGCTACAATATGCATTTGAAACCTTAAATTTTGAAAAAGTTGAATTTAGGATTGACAAGCGCAATCAAAAATCTAGAAAAGCGGTAGAAAAATTAGGTGCAACCCTAGAAGGTATTCTGCGTGAAGACACTGTAATGCTTGATGGTTTTAGACGTAGTACGTGTTGTTATGGAATATTGAAACGTGAATGGAATAATATTAAAGACAGTGTATTTAAAAACTTTTAA
- a CDS encoding DUF2853 family protein codes for MSKRDELIAKYASDLKDKCGVNADMDLLTKVTIGCGPSIYNKDAATVSGSDQSELDTVKNNFLIKKLGLKNSADLDKAIDSVMDTYGRSNKNKYRAVVYYLLTKHFKKESVYK; via the coding sequence ATGAGTAAACGTGATGAGTTAATCGCAAAGTACGCTTCAGATTTAAAAGACAAATGTGGCGTTAATGCAGACATGGATTTATTAACTAAAGTTACCATTGGGTGTGGTCCTTCAATATATAATAAAGATGCTGCAACAGTTTCTGGAAGTGACCAGTCGGAATTAGATACAGTGAAAAATAATTTTTTAATCAAAAAATTAGGATTAAAAAATAGTGCTGATTTAGATAAAGCAATTGATTCTGTTATGGATACTTATGGAAGATCTAACAAAAATAAATATAGAGCAGTAGTCTATTATTTGTTAACTAAGCACTTTAAAAAAGAGTCAGTTTACAAATAG
- the porQ gene encoding type IX secretion system protein PorQ yields MFKNKIVPFIMLLVGTTCFAQLGGQSTYQFLNLVSSPRQAALGGKVLTNIDYDVTQAIYNPSAINPEMDNQFALNFSNYLGGITYGTAAYAYTWDRRTQTIHAGMTYINYGDFDGYDENGISTGTFTGTEAALSIGYALQIGYSDFYFGSNVKFITSSLEQYSSLGIATDLGLMYIDEKLEFQAALVVRNLGTQITTYAGQRESLPLDITLGLSQTLEHIPLRWHLTFENLQQWPIGVSNPARATTDLEGNQTQEKVGFLSNVIRHTIIGAELFPDKGFNIRLGYNFRRAEELRIVDQRNFSGLSAGFAIKINNLRFSYTHAKYTAASNANFFGLHINLQ; encoded by the coding sequence ATGTTTAAAAATAAAATTGTCCCATTTATTATGCTACTAGTTGGCACTACTTGCTTTGCGCAATTAGGTGGACAATCGACTTATCAATTTTTAAACTTAGTATCCTCTCCACGTCAAGCTGCTTTAGGTGGTAAAGTATTAACTAATATAGATTACGACGTAACTCAAGCAATATATAATCCATCTGCAATTAATCCAGAAATGGATAATCAATTTGCTCTAAATTTTAGTAACTACTTAGGTGGTATTACCTATGGTACAGCAGCATACGCCTATACATGGGATAGACGTACACAAACTATTCATGCAGGTATGACTTATATAAATTATGGCGATTTTGATGGTTATGACGAAAATGGAATCTCAACTGGTACATTTACTGGTACAGAAGCAGCATTATCGATTGGTTACGCATTGCAAATTGGGTATTCAGATTTTTATTTTGGATCTAATGTTAAGTTTATTACATCAAGTTTAGAGCAATACAGTTCTTTAGGGATTGCAACAGACTTAGGTTTAATGTACATAGATGAAAAATTAGAATTTCAAGCAGCATTAGTTGTTCGTAACTTGGGTACTCAAATAACAACTTACGCTGGACAGCGAGAAAGTTTACCTTTAGATATAACTTTAGGTTTATCACAGACTCTAGAGCATATACCATTACGTTGGCACCTAACCTTCGAAAATTTGCAACAGTGGCCAATAGGCGTGTCCAATCCAGCAAGAGCAACTACAGATTTAGAAGGTAACCAAACTCAAGAAAAAGTTGGTTTTTTAAGTAACGTCATACGTCATACAATTATAGGTGCAGAGTTATTTCCAGACAAAGGATTTAATATTAGATTAGGTTATAACTTTAGACGTGCAGAAGAACTGCGTATAGTAGACCAACGTAACTTTTCTGGGCTATCTGCAGGATTTGCTATCAAAATAAATAATCTTCGCTTTAGTTATACCCATGCTAAATATACTGCAGCTAGTAATGCTAACTTTTTTGGATTGCACATAAATTTGCAATAA
- a CDS encoding chorismate-binding protein, translating to MTASDFFNQLSTQLSTKLPFVAYRKPNSLEIKALLQKDANLHYAKDFEESGFVFSPFDSISKTILFPLNQCHSISLVENIENIDNGNITVDNIEINAKQNHIALVQNAIYEIESGSFKKVVLSRVQIQNFDNEIIVLFKKLLANYKTAMVYCWYHPKVGLWLGATPETLLQVEGNRFKTMSLAGTQSYTNTTEVVWKPKELEEQQLVTDFIVNSLNSSVSSLKVGQTETVKAGKLLHLKTKISAVLKPENGLLSVINILHPTPAVCGLPKEAAKDFILKNEGYNREFYTGFFGEINVKQTKSRNTNRRNVENNAYASVKSVSHLFVNLRCLQIKDNQAYIYVGGGITKDSVPEQEWEETVAKTKTVKNLL from the coding sequence ATGACAGCTTCAGATTTCTTTAATCAGCTTTCCACTCAACTATCAACTAAATTACCATTTGTAGCTTATAGAAAACCAAATAGTTTAGAGATTAAGGCATTGCTTCAGAAGGATGCAAATCTACATTATGCAAAGGATTTTGAAGAAAGTGGTTTTGTGTTTTCACCATTTGATAGTATTTCAAAAACAATTTTATTTCCTTTAAATCAATGTCATAGTATTTCTTTAGTCGAAAACATTGAAAACATAGATAATGGTAATATTACTGTCGATAATATTGAAATAAACGCAAAACAAAATCACATAGCATTAGTCCAAAACGCTATATATGAGATTGAAAGTGGTAGCTTCAAAAAAGTAGTATTGTCTAGAGTGCAAATTCAAAATTTTGATAATGAGATTATTGTTCTATTTAAAAAATTATTAGCTAACTATAAAACTGCAATGGTATATTGTTGGTATCATCCAAAAGTCGGATTATGGTTGGGTGCCACTCCAGAAACATTACTGCAAGTAGAAGGAAATAGGTTTAAAACAATGTCTTTAGCAGGTACGCAATCTTACACTAACACAACTGAGGTTGTTTGGAAACCTAAAGAATTAGAAGAACAACAATTAGTGACCGACTTTATAGTTAATAGTTTAAATTCTTCTGTTAGTAGCCTAAAAGTTGGTCAAACAGAAACGGTTAAAGCTGGTAAGTTACTACATCTAAAAACAAAAATATCTGCTGTTTTAAAACCTGAAAACGGTTTACTTTCAGTAATTAATATACTGCATCCAACACCTGCAGTTTGTGGATTACCAAAAGAAGCTGCAAAAGATTTTATACTAAAAAACGAAGGTTATAATCGTGAGTTTTACACTGGTTTTTTTGGTGAAATTAATGTTAAACAAACCAAATCCAGAAACACCAACCGAAGAAATGTAGAAAATAATGCTTATGCTTCTGTAAAATCAGTTTCACATCTGTTTGTAAACTTAAGATGCTTACAAATTAAAGATAATCAAGCGTATATTTATGTCGGTGGTGGCATAACTAAAGATTCTGTCCCAGAACAAGAATGGGAAGAAACTGTAGCAAAAACTAAAACTGTTAAAAACCTCTTATAA
- the lon gene encoding endopeptidase La, whose translation MKKSNFISFDSLSLQDFDENSELIPLMTPEDEEKIENEALPETLPILSLRNTVLFPGVVIPITAGRDKSIKLINDANNGVKVIGVVSQIDEAVEDPKAEDLHQIGTVARILKVLKMPDGNTTVIIQGKKRFEIDQVITEEPYIKATVKEVPQAKPAAKNKEFGAIIESIKDLAVQIIKDSPNIPTEATFAIKNIESDSFLINFVSSNMNLNVDEKQSLLEMNHLKDRALETLRYMNIEFQKLELKNDIQSKVQSDLNQQQREYFLNQQLKTIQEELGGGNAEEIDEMKQRAKSKQWDKKVAKHFEKELSKMQRMNPQVAEYSIQRNYLDLFLDLPWNKFSKDKFDLKRAEKILDRDHYGLDDVKKRIIEHLAVLKLRNDMKSPIICLYGPPGVGKTSLGKSIAEALGREYVRMSLGGLRDEAEIRGHRKTYIGAMPGRIIQSLKKAGTSNPVFVLDEIDKLSNSHQGDPSSALLEVLDPEQNSEFHDNFLEMGYDLSKVMFIATSNSLNTIQPALRDRMEIINVTGYTIEEKVEIAKRHLLPKQLKEHGLEDKHLKIGKPQLEKIVEGYTRESGVRGLEKQLAKMVRYAAKNIAMDEAYDVKVTNDIIVEVLGGPKLERDKYENNNVAGVVTGLAWTRVGGDILFIESILSKGKGALNITGNLGKVMKESSTIAMEFIKAHADQLNINPEVFEKYNVHIHVPEGATPKDGPSAGVTMLTSLVSLFTQRKVKKSLAMTGEITLRGKVLPVGGIKEKILAAKRARIKEILLCEDNRRDIEEIKPEYLKGLTFHYVSDMMDVVNIAITNQKVKNPKKL comes from the coding sequence ATGAAAAAATCAAACTTTATATCATTTGACAGTTTGTCATTACAGGATTTTGATGAAAATTCTGAATTAATCCCATTAATGACACCTGAAGATGAAGAAAAAATAGAAAACGAAGCACTTCCTGAAACATTACCGATTTTATCTTTGAGAAATACCGTATTGTTTCCAGGAGTAGTTATTCCAATTACTGCAGGACGCGATAAGTCTATTAAATTAATAAATGACGCCAATAATGGTGTAAAGGTTATTGGTGTAGTCTCTCAAATAGATGAAGCTGTTGAAGATCCAAAAGCTGAAGATTTGCATCAAATAGGTACAGTTGCTAGAATACTAAAAGTATTAAAAATGCCAGATGGCAATACGACTGTGATTATACAAGGTAAAAAGCGTTTTGAAATAGACCAAGTCATCACAGAGGAACCATATATCAAAGCAACCGTTAAAGAAGTACCTCAAGCTAAGCCTGCAGCTAAAAACAAAGAATTTGGAGCTATAATTGAGTCTATTAAAGATTTAGCAGTACAAATTATAAAGGATAGTCCAAACATCCCAACAGAGGCTACATTTGCAATTAAAAATATTGAAAGCGATTCATTTTTAATCAACTTTGTATCGTCCAACATGAACTTAAATGTGGACGAAAAACAATCGCTTCTAGAAATGAATCATCTTAAGGATCGTGCTCTAGAGACATTACGTTACATGAATATCGAGTTTCAAAAATTAGAACTTAAAAACGATATTCAGTCTAAAGTTCAAAGTGATTTAAACCAGCAGCAACGTGAATATTTCTTAAACCAGCAATTAAAAACTATTCAAGAAGAACTTGGAGGTGGTAATGCTGAAGAAATTGACGAAATGAAACAACGTGCTAAGTCTAAACAATGGGATAAAAAAGTCGCTAAGCATTTTGAAAAAGAATTATCTAAAATGCAACGTATGAATCCTCAAGTTGCTGAATATTCTATACAACGTAACTACTTAGATTTATTTTTAGATTTACCTTGGAATAAGTTTAGCAAAGATAAATTTGATTTAAAACGTGCAGAAAAAATATTAGATCGTGACCATTACGGTTTAGATGATGTTAAAAAACGTATTATCGAGCATCTTGCAGTATTAAAACTACGTAACGATATGAAATCTCCAATTATATGTCTGTATGGTCCTCCAGGAGTTGGAAAAACCTCTTTGGGTAAATCCATAGCAGAAGCTTTAGGACGTGAATATGTGCGAATGAGTTTAGGTGGATTACGTGACGAAGCAGAGATACGTGGACATCGTAAAACCTATATAGGTGCAATGCCAGGACGTATTATTCAAAGCCTTAAAAAAGCAGGTACTTCAAATCCAGTATTTGTATTAGATGAGATTGATAAGTTGTCTAATTCGCATCAAGGTGACCCTTCGTCTGCGTTGTTAGAAGTCTTAGATCCAGAGCAGAATAGCGAGTTTCACGATAACTTCTTAGAAATGGGCTATGACTTATCAAAAGTCATGTTTATTGCTACTTCTAATAGTTTAAATACCATTCAGCCAGCTTTACGTGACCGAATGGAAATTATCAACGTAACTGGTTATACTATTGAGGAAAAAGTAGAGATTGCAAAGCGTCACTTATTGCCAAAGCAATTAAAAGAACATGGTTTAGAAGACAAGCACTTAAAAATTGGCAAACCGCAATTAGAAAAAATTGTCGAAGGTTATACACGCGAATCTGGTGTACGAGGTCTAGAAAAACAATTAGCAAAGATGGTGCGTTATGCTGCTAAAAACATAGCAATGGACGAGGCATATGATGTAAAAGTGACTAATGATATTATAGTTGAAGTGCTTGGCGGACCAAAACTAGAACGTGATAAATATGAAAACAATAATGTCGCAGGAGTGGTTACTGGATTGGCATGGACTAGAGTGGGTGGTGATATATTGTTTATAGAATCTATTTTATCTAAAGGTAAAGGCGCTTTAAATATTACAGGTAACTTAGGTAAAGTTATGAAAGAGTCGTCTACCATCGCAATGGAGTTTATTAAAGCTCATGCAGATCAACTTAATATTAATCCAGAAGTCTTTGAGAAATATAACGTCCATATTCATGTTCCTGAAGGTGCAACACCAAAGGATGGACCAAGTGCTGGTGTGACTATGTTAACTTCTTTAGTCTCTTTATTTACACAACGTAAAGTTAAGAAAAGCTTAGCAATGACAGGAGAGATTACCTTACGTGGTAAAGTATTACCAGTTGGTGGAATTAAAGAAAAAATTCTAGCTGCAAAACGTGCTAGAATAAAAGAAATCTTGCTATGTGAGGATAATAGACGCGATATAGAAGAGATTAAACCAGAGTATTTAAAAGGATTAACGTTTCATTACGTGTCAGATATGATGGATGTTGTTAACATTGCCATCACTAATCAAAAAGTTAAAAACCCCAAAAAATTATAA
- a CDS encoding hotdog fold thioesterase: protein MNYSKAQLLETANKASKNTLMETLEIEMIDYGQDFLVAKMPVTPRVHQPDGVLHGGATAALAESVGSFASHIFLDADKLMIRGLEITANHLKSVSSGFIYAKATFIHKGRTTQLLDIRVTDEQDNLISVCKLSTISLPKKK, encoded by the coding sequence ATGAACTATTCTAAAGCTCAACTATTAGAAACAGCAAATAAAGCCAGTAAAAATACTTTAATGGAAACCTTAGAGATTGAAATGATTGATTACGGTCAAGATTTTTTAGTCGCTAAAATGCCTGTTACTCCTAGAGTGCATCAACCAGATGGTGTATTGCATGGTGGTGCGACTGCTGCTTTAGCAGAAAGTGTGGGTAGTTTTGCATCTCATATTTTTTTAGATGCCGATAAGCTAATGATAAGAGGTTTAGAAATAACTGCTAACCACTTAAAAAGTGTGTCTTCAGGGTTTATTTATGCTAAAGCAACCTTTATTCATAAAGGTCGTACAACACAATTATTGGATATTCGTGTTACAGATGAACAGGATAATCTAATTTCTGTGTGTAAGTTATCAACCATTTCTTTACCCAAAAAGAAATAA
- a CDS encoding S1-like domain-containing RNA-binding protein translates to MIQIGDYNTLEILRDTEPGLFLGDEDNNEVLLPNRYVPEHFEIGNKLKVFVYLDNEERIIATTDEPYIKRGEFAMLRCNEVTKFGAFLDFGLVKELFCPFKEQAFPMKKGGWYLVHCYLDEITERLVASSKTNRFLDNKDLTVSQFDQVEIIVSHPSDLGMNVIVNNKHSGLIYKDNIFQDISVGDKLKGIVKKIRPGNKLDISLGQIGYRNIEPNADKILQELEDNNGYLSLTDKSNPDLIKDQLQMSKKTFKKAIGTLYKKKLIEIKDDGIYLKKQD, encoded by the coding sequence ATGATACAAATAGGAGACTACAATACACTTGAAATATTAAGAGATACAGAGCCTGGTTTATTTTTAGGTGATGAAGATAATAACGAAGTATTATTGCCCAACAGATATGTTCCAGAACATTTTGAAATTGGCAATAAACTTAAAGTTTTTGTCTATTTAGATAATGAAGAGCGCATCATAGCAACAACTGACGAGCCTTATATTAAACGTGGAGAATTTGCTATGTTGCGATGTAATGAAGTTACTAAATTTGGTGCTTTTTTAGATTTTGGATTAGTTAAAGAATTATTCTGCCCATTTAAAGAGCAGGCTTTTCCAATGAAAAAAGGAGGTTGGTATTTAGTGCATTGTTATTTAGACGAAATAACTGAACGTCTCGTGGCTTCAAGTAAGACTAATAGGTTTTTAGACAATAAAGACTTAACAGTATCTCAATTTGATCAAGTAGAAATTATAGTATCGCACCCAAGTGATTTAGGAATGAATGTTATTGTTAATAATAAACATTCTGGATTAATCTATAAGGATAATATTTTTCAAGACATTAGTGTAGGTGATAAACTTAAAGGGATAGTTAAAAAAATAAGACCAGGAAATAAACTAGATATTAGCTTAGGTCAAATAGGTTACAGAAATATAGAGCCTAATGCTGATAAAATTTTGCAAGAGCTAGAAGATAATAATGGGTATTTATCTTTAACAGACAAGTCTAATCCAGATTTGATTAAAGACCAGTTGCAAATGAGTAAAAAAACGTTTAAAAAAGCAATTGGAACGCTCTATAAAAAGAAATTAATAGAAATTAAGGACGACGGAATATATCTTAAGAAGCAAGATTAG
- a CDS encoding 2-succinyl-5-enolpyruvyl-6-hydroxy-3-cyclohexene-1-carboxylate synthase, translating to MKYPKIPLAQTVIQLCKAKNVQHIIISPGSRNAPLTIGFTHDPFFKCYSIVDERCAAFFALGIAQQIKHPVAVVCTSGSALLNYYPAVSEAFYSHIPLVVLSADRPKYLVGIGDGQTINQDNVYQNHIHYSANLKQDLHPDKDNAFAEDLPIMKSIENKIEKYLGLQESIQQQNETEINKALNIAITVEGPVHINIPFDEPLYDMVEELSVNPKIIPITTNEVNEEYKEYVDIWNNSSKKLVLVGVLPPNSVEQNYLNSLANDESVLVLTETTSNLHHDKFCSSIDKLIGALTEEEFKTLQPEILLTFGGLVVSKKIKKFLRTYKPKHHWHIAEQGANDTFFVLNKVFKQSVNSFFKQFLPLTQHVKSNYNPFWSHQMDTRNKKHDQYMQRISFSDFKAFDIILNSIPNYSQLQVGNSSAIRYTQLFNINKTVEVFCNRGTSGIDGSTSTAIGAALANPKPTVFITGDLSFFYDSNALWNNYIPKTFRIILINNQGGGIFRILPGHKNTENFDQYFETKHQLTAQHLCSMFNFDYVVASNENELTTALSTFYNDNDSPKLLEIMTPSTDNDSILLDYFQFVK from the coding sequence ATTAAGTACCCAAAAATTCCGTTAGCGCAAACCGTTATTCAGCTTTGTAAAGCTAAGAATGTTCAGCATATTATAATCTCTCCAGGAAGCAGAAATGCACCTTTAACCATTGGGTTTACTCATGATCCGTTTTTTAAATGCTATAGTATTGTGGACGAGCGTTGCGCTGCTTTTTTCGCTTTAGGAATTGCCCAACAAATCAAACATCCAGTAGCTGTAGTATGTACATCTGGTAGTGCGTTACTTAATTATTACCCAGCAGTTTCAGAAGCTTTTTATAGTCATATTCCACTAGTAGTTTTAAGTGCAGATAGACCTAAATATTTAGTCGGAATTGGTGATGGACAAACTATAAATCAAGACAATGTTTACCAGAATCACATTCATTATTCAGCAAATTTAAAGCAAGACTTGCATCCAGATAAGGATAACGCTTTCGCGGAAGACTTGCCGATTATGAAGAGTATTGAGAATAAAATTGAAAAATATTTAGGTTTACAAGAAAGTATCCAACAACAAAACGAAACAGAAATTAACAAAGCACTAAATATAGCTATTACAGTAGAAGGTCCTGTACATATCAATATACCGTTTGACGAACCGTTATATGACATGGTTGAAGAACTATCAGTCAATCCAAAGATAATTCCTATAACAACTAATGAAGTTAATGAAGAGTATAAAGAATATGTTGACATTTGGAACAACTCATCTAAAAAGCTAGTATTGGTTGGTGTTTTACCACCAAATAGTGTGGAGCAAAACTATTTAAACAGTCTTGCAAACGATGAAAGTGTACTAGTATTAACAGAAACCACATCCAATTTGCACCATGATAAATTTTGTTCAAGTATTGATAAATTAATTGGTGCTTTAACTGAGGAAGAATTTAAAACATTACAACCCGAAATACTTTTAACTTTTGGAGGTTTGGTTGTATCAAAAAAAATCAAAAAATTTTTAAGAACATACAAGCCTAAACACCATTGGCATATTGCGGAGCAAGGTGCTAATGATACGTTTTTTGTGTTAAATAAAGTCTTTAAACAGTCTGTAAATTCGTTTTTTAAGCAATTTTTACCACTAACACAACACGTAAAAAGTAATTATAATCCGTTTTGGAGTCATCAAATGGATACGCGAAATAAAAAGCATGATCAATACATGCAACGTATATCGTTTTCAGATTTTAAAGCTTTTGATATTATTTTAAATAGTATACCTAATTATAGTCAACTTCAGGTTGGTAATAGTTCTGCAATACGTTACACACAACTGTTTAATATTAATAAAACAGTTGAGGTTTTTTGTAATAGAGGAACAAGCGGAATTGATGGTAGTACAAGCACAGCAATTGGAGCTGCTTTGGCTAATCCTAAACCGACAGTTTTTATTACTGGAGATTTAAGTTTTTTCTATGATAGTAATGCATTATGGAATAATTATATACCTAAAACCTTCAGAATAATTCTTATTAACAATCAAGGTGGAGGTATTTTTAGAATTCTTCCAGGACATAAAAACACAGAAAATTTTGATCAATATTTTGAAACTAAACATCAACTTACAGCCCAACATTTATGTAGTATGTTTAATTTTGATTATGTAGTTGCTAGTAATGAAAATGAGTTAACAACTGCATTATCAACTTTTTATAATGACAATGATTCGCCCAAATTATTAGAAATTATGACACCATCAACTGATAATGATTCTATATTATTAGATTATTTTCAATTTGTGAAATAA
- a CDS encoding LysM peptidoglycan-binding domain-containing protein — protein MKNLLLILMIFCANLSFAQELEEEFLPIVVEDKEAFMSTKTGEYVYRSHADTNPEELHTTASGVVYNDISIHKVVKGETLSSIAKKHKLDIGQLKKDNTLKSNNLSLGQELKIINRVLVPSSSPVISYAGEERIIAKLRPGQSPSTLAPPPPDVMPTPIEAPQKTTSPDAKKPVSRNSTYYKPMIVPSSNDVTEEKEKVTELEESEEVLAARKQLEEAQRQLELAKLKATKKEEAKQAEEEYPDEIEVIESEEQVLKVEEKNDDAKAKYDAIQEKLKKVQASNNEVVKEVSKREAQVEISEEVIEETEVKTETKTKKPVEGVDYHVIVKGDNLYNLSKKYNTTVEKLTKLNDVKFNNLKIGQKLKLK, from the coding sequence ATGAAAAATCTACTATTAATTTTGATGATTTTTTGTGCTAATCTTAGTTTCGCACAAGAGTTAGAAGAAGAGTTTTTACCAATAGTTGTAGAAGATAAAGAAGCTTTTATGTCTACTAAAACTGGAGAATATGTTTATCGCTCACATGCAGATACTAATCCGGAAGAACTACACACCACAGCAAGTGGAGTAGTGTATAATGACATTTCAATTCATAAAGTTGTTAAAGGGGAAACCTTATCTTCAATAGCTAAAAAACATAAATTGGATATTGGCCAGCTTAAAAAAGATAATACATTAAAATCTAATAATTTAAGTTTAGGGCAAGAATTAAAAATTATTAATCGTGTTTTGGTACCATCTAGTAGTCCAGTAATTAGTTATGCAGGAGAAGAACGAATTATAGCCAAATTACGACCAGGACAATCACCATCTACATTAGCTCCACCACCACCTGATGTTATGCCAACACCTATTGAAGCGCCTCAAAAAACGACAAGTCCTGATGCTAAAAAGCCAGTGTCTAGAAACAGTACCTACTATAAACCAATGATAGTTCCAAGCTCTAATGATGTTACTGAAGAGAAAGAAAAAGTTACGGAACTTGAAGAATCTGAAGAAGTACTAGCAGCAAGAAAACAACTAGAAGAAGCACAGCGACAACTTGAATTAGCAAAACTAAAAGCGACTAAAAAAGAAGAAGCTAAACAAGCTGAAGAAGAATACCCAGACGAAATAGAAGTTATTGAATCAGAGGAGCAAGTTCTTAAGGTTGAAGAAAAAAATGATGATGCTAAAGCAAAATATGATGCTATTCAGGAAAAACTTAAAAAAGTACAAGCATCTAATAATGAGGTTGTAAAAGAAGTGTCTAAAAGGGAAGCACAAGTTGAAATTTCTGAAGAAGTTATAGAAGAAACTGAAGTAAAAACAGAAACTAAAACAAAAAAGCCAGTCGAAGGAGTTGACTACCACGTCATTGTTAAAGGTGATAACCTATATAATTTATCAAAAAAGTATAATACTACAGTAGAAAAATTAACGAAGTTAAACGATGTTAAATTCAATAATTTAAAAATTGGACAAAAGCTTAAATTAAAGTAA
- a CDS encoding LysM peptidoglycan-binding domain-containing protein, giving the protein MKKLIVLIMVFNSFVALAQDHIVEIMLDGKPAFLNTKTGETKYTNGKSTVSYSTTVNSGDIIDKHTVEKGDTLYSISKKYGISMAHIKSINNLKSNVLKVNQVLNIGYAASAQTRNTSTWTVVKGDTLYSISKKTGVSVSEIKKLNSLDNNIIVIGQQLTLK; this is encoded by the coding sequence ATGAAAAAACTAATTGTCCTAATTATGGTGTTCAATTCTTTTGTAGCACTAGCTCAAGATCATATAGTAGAGATAATGTTAGACGGTAAACCAGCATTTTTAAACACTAAAACAGGTGAAACTAAATATACTAACGGAAAATCTACAGTTAGCTATTCGACTACGGTAAACAGTGGTGATATCATTGATAAACACACAGTAGAAAAAGGAGATACTTTATATTCCATATCTAAAAAGTATGGAATAAGTATGGCTCATATCAAGTCTATTAATAATCTAAAATCAAATGTGTTAAAAGTTAATCAAGTACTTAACATTGGCTATGCAGCTTCTGCTCAAACAAGAAACACTTCAACATGGACAGTGGTTAAAGGTGATACCTTGTATTCAATATCAAAAAAGACGGGAGTTTCAGTTTCAGAAATTAAAAAATTGAATAGTTTGGATAATAATATCATAGTTATTGGACAACAACTTACATTAAAATAG